From Aquificota bacterium, one genomic window encodes:
- a CDS encoding endo alpha-1,4 polygalactosaminidase, with product MVFIITLLCLFSLLYAKDLSVGFIYRDGVPEEALYLFDWLVVDPDSKLPQKLREEKFYIRNKKAKLIAYVSVGELEPTKEYYKEAKREWMLGDNPAWKSKIADVRREDYVNFLFEKVFNRLKEYDGFFLDTLDSYQKVLKSEKDRRDYEMALVDLIKRLRKTYPNKLILINRGFEIVEYVKDDIDALVAESLFYGLDLERGLRYRKMKEEETRWLLDRLNYVKSLGLKVIVIDYVDPKNRKLQKEVAKRIYELGFIPYVSDRFLYTIGTSIYQLKPRKVLLIHDGKLDPAYSDVHRLVQPWIEYYGYVPVLRGIDQAMSDQSFQGPMADQYVAIILSVGEYKDANKLYRWLLEKKDEGLKVFFIGSIPFADRDDYLSSFGIKKVGSLGPLDDYKIEESSFPFFEAEPTLGEMPMLWVERPLYYIKARAKGKVFYPLAITDWGGYALEGSFYKYMREDLFVVNPLDLIKALLRPNFPIPDITTENGRRILTAHIDGDAGFGVADFDPNRNVIEVIRDEIIKRYPIPHTVSIIEGEIAPYGLYPEKSPKLEEIARSIFSLDNVEMASHTFSHPFRWQKLENNEGLPEYAEAHYNLNIPGYTFSLEREIFGSIEYINKRLSPSPQKRVKVFLWSGDCMPSSNALRLAYRAGVYNMNGGYTWINKREPFYSYISPMGLDRDGYFQVYAPVQNENLYTNLWSDYYGYVRVIETFQLTEKPRRLKPIAIYYHMYSGQKIASLKALREVYEYALSQPVNPMFASEYAQRVLEFRNMAIAEDVRDSSIVVRSEGNLKTLRVDENRIYPHVFESKGVVGFNYINQSLYISLDNSGDYKILLGDKEPSFYLVSSNGQIVESSKKTNGMSIKIKAHVPLEYEIYASEGCSIHMSPKPDIMERRGSILRVRYNEERLGEVEASCK from the coding sequence ATGGTATTCATTATTACACTTTTATGTTTGTTTAGTCTGTTGTATGCAAAGGATCTTTCCGTAGGCTTTATATACAGAGATGGTGTGCCAGAGGAAGCCCTTTACCTCTTTGATTGGCTTGTGGTAGACCCAGACAGCAAGCTTCCTCAAAAGCTAAGGGAAGAAAAGTTTTACATAAGAAACAAAAAGGCAAAGCTTATAGCCTATGTAAGCGTAGGCGAGCTTGAGCCTACGAAGGAATATTACAAGGAGGCAAAGAGGGAGTGGATGCTCGGTGATAATCCAGCTTGGAAGAGTAAGATAGCAGATGTCCGAAGAGAGGATTACGTAAATTTCCTCTTTGAAAAAGTTTTTAACCGGCTAAAAGAATATGATGGCTTTTTCTTAGACACATTGGACAGTTATCAAAAGGTCCTAAAAAGTGAAAAGGATAGAAGGGATTATGAGATGGCTTTGGTTGACCTTATAAAAAGGCTAAGGAAGACTTATCCCAATAAGCTTATTCTTATAAACAGAGGCTTTGAGATTGTAGAGTATGTAAAAGATGACATAGATGCCCTTGTTGCAGAATCTCTCTTTTATGGCCTTGACTTGGAAAGGGGTCTAAGGTATAGAAAGATGAAAGAAGAAGAAACAAGGTGGCTTTTGGATAGGCTAAACTATGTGAAATCCCTTGGATTAAAGGTAATAGTAATAGATTATGTGGACCCAAAAAACAGAAAGCTTCAAAAAGAGGTGGCAAAAAGGATATATGAGCTTGGCTTCATACCATATGTATCCGACAGATTTTTGTACACCATTGGCACAAGCATATACCAGCTTAAGCCCAGAAAGGTGCTCCTCATACACGATGGCAAGCTTGACCCAGCATACAGCGATGTGCATAGGCTGGTACAACCATGGATAGAATACTATGGCTATGTGCCAGTCTTGAGAGGCATAGATCAAGCAATGTCCGACCAGTCCTTTCAAGGTCCTATGGCGGACCAATACGTAGCTATCATATTGAGTGTAGGTGAATATAAGGATGCTAACAAGCTATACAGGTGGCTTTTGGAGAAAAAGGATGAAGGTCTTAAAGTTTTTTTCATAGGTAGTATACCTTTTGCGGACAGGGATGATTACCTTTCCTCTTTTGGCATAAAAAAAGTGGGAAGTCTTGGGCCTCTTGACGACTACAAAATAGAAGAAAGCTCCTTTCCCTTTTTTGAAGCAGAACCCACGTTGGGAGAGATGCCAATGCTTTGGGTTGAAAGGCCACTGTATTACATAAAGGCACGGGCAAAGGGAAAGGTCTTTTACCCCCTTGCCATAACAGACTGGGGAGGCTACGCCTTAGAAGGAAGCTTTTATAAGTATATGAGGGAGGACCTCTTTGTAGTAAACCCCCTTGACCTTATAAAGGCCCTTTTGAGGCCCAATTTTCCCATTCCAGATATAACCACAGAGAACGGAAGGAGGATCCTCACAGCCCATATAGATGGAGATGCAGGCTTTGGAGTGGCAGACTTTGACCCAAACAGGAATGTTATAGAAGTTATAAGGGATGAAATTATAAAAAGGTATCCCATACCCCACACTGTATCCATAATAGAGGGAGAGATAGCTCCCTACGGCCTTTATCCAGAAAAATCTCCAAAGTTGGAAGAGATTGCAAGGTCTATTTTTTCCCTTGACAATGTGGAGATGGCAAGCCACACCTTCTCCCATCCTTTTAGATGGCAAAAGCTTGAAAATAATGAAGGCTTACCAGAATACGCAGAGGCCCATTACAACTTAAACATACCCGGCTACACTTTTAGCTTAGAAAGGGAAATCTTTGGCTCCATAGAGTATATAAACAAGAGGCTTTCTCCAAGCCCCCAAAAGAGGGTAAAGGTCTTTCTTTGGAGCGGGGATTGTATGCCTTCTTCTAACGCCCTTAGGCTTGCCTACCGTGCAGGTGTTTACAACATGAACGGAGGATACACCTGGATAAACAAAAGAGAACCCTTCTACAGCTACATAAGCCCCATGGGTTTGGACAGGGATGGATATTTTCAAGTCTATGCTCCTGTGCAAAATGAAAACCTTTATACAAACCTTTGGAGTGATTACTACGGCTATGTTAGAGTAATAGAAACATTCCAACTCACAGAAAAACCGAGAAGGCTAAAGCCCATAGCCATATACTATCACATGTACTCTGGACAAAAGATAGCATCTTTAAAGGCATTAAGAGAGGTTTATGAATACGCTCTTTCTCAACCAGTCAATCCCATGTTTGCATCAGAATACGCGCAGAGGGTTTTGGAGTTTAGAAATATGGCCATTGCGGAGGATGTAAGGGATAGTAGCATAGTAGTTAGGTCCGAGGGCAACCTTAAGACCCTTAGAGTAGATGAAAATAGGATATATCCCCATGTTTTTGAAAGCAAAGGTGTAGTAGGTTTTAATTACATAAACCAAAGCCTTTATATTAGTTTAGACAATTCGGGAGATTATAAGATTTTGCTTGGAGATAAGGAACCAAGCTTTTACCTTGTAAGCTCCAACGGTCAGATAGTAGAAAGCTCAAAGAAGACGAATGGGATGAGTATAAAGATAAAGGCACATGTACCTCTTGAATACGAAATATATGCATCGGAAGGTTGTAGCATCCATATGAGTCCAAAACCAGACATCATGGAAAGAAGGGGGTCCATATTGAGGGTAAGGTATAACGAGGAAAGGCTTGGTGAAGTGGAGGCCAGTTGTAAGTAG